TGAGCAGTGTTGCATTGTGGGAACCCTGTTCAAGCACATGGAACTGCAGCCATCCATTCTGAAGGAAATCAGTGAGGAAGTAAGAAGCTGCTAACATAAAATCAGACGTTGATTGTCATGAAACAAACAGGATCGTTTGACAAAGTCTGTATACTGGTTCTGGTTGTGACTCTtcaactacatctctctctcttagcacAATCTGCTGCCCCAGCCTCCGCGCACGAGGTACATCAGCGAATCAGATGAGTTGATACTGGAGGACGAGCTGCAGAGGATCAAACTAGAGGGCAATATTGATGTGGACAAGTTTGTCACAGGTTTCTGTCTCCTCTGTACCTTCTACCTAGTGTATCAGGATAGACAAGCTTGTCTCAGTTCTCATGTAGTAATTATGACCGCctcctttgtgttgttgtttttattatttctgtttctctcctttctcgctcttAGGTAGTGTTATTGCTATTTATGGTGCAGAAAAGAATGATGGGAAATTCACAGTGGATGATTTCTGTACTGCTGACCTCCCCCCGCAGGCCCCCAGAACCACTCTCAGCtcagacaggtacacacacacacacacacacacacacacacacacacacacacacacacacacacacacacacacacacacacacacacacacacacacacacacacacaccatacctaACTTTGTGAAATGTCAAACTTTAGAAGTGTACCAGTATCACAACACTGCAAAGGAAACTAAACAGGAAGCGGACCTACATTCTAGAGGAAAACAGTCTTAATGTTGGATTAAACATCCTTGTGTTGTCACCCAGAGTCACATTTGTTTATTTTACAAactatagcacacaatatttaaCAAAAGTAGGTTTTAAAGGACCAAAGCGTAGAGTCTGCTTTTTCTATTTTGCCATGGAAAATGTGGTATTGTGACAACACTAaactaatatattatgttgtgtgTAGGTTTGTGCTGCTGTTGTCGGGTTTGGGTCTGGGCGGTAGTCATGCAGACAGTATGCTGGCTTTACAGCTGCTTGTTGACATGGTAACGGGTCACCTAGGTGACCAGGGGGAGCAGAGTGGTGCATCAACAATCTCCAGGGTTCTACTGGCCGGGAACCTTCTGAGCCAAAGCACACAGGACAAGGACGCATCCACCAAGGTGAGGGGACTTATTTAGCTGTGACATCCATTCATTTTAGTTGATGAGAAAGTGAGCTATTACCGTAGCTTACACTTATCAAATCATTATAGTAGATTTGTCTTGACTTAGAGGCTACTGGTTCATTTTGAACTGTCCAGTGTGTGCGGGTGCGTGCGTGCAATGTTTTCCTAACTGTATTGTCCCTCCAGGCTAAATACTTGACTAAGAAAACCCAGGCAGGCACTGTGGATGCCATGCGTCTGCTGGATGAGATGCTGATGCAGCTGGTGGTGAGTTCCAGATTCCTACCACCTACACTATGGGATGTCACAGCCTGGGCAGTATTTATCTAGTTTGCCATAGAATGTGCCATTCATTCAGTTATCTGaagtgtgtcctcctctcctAGTCGTCAGTTCCAGTGGATGTGATGCCGGGCCAGTATGATCCTACTAACTATACCCTGCCCCAGCAGCCCCTACACCACTGTatgttccccctctcctcctcctaccccaccCTGCAGCTGGCCTCCAACCCACACCAGGCCACCCTGGACGGGGTAAGGTGAGTCTCAACAACCCTGGGGCTTCTGGACTTAGGGCTTGGaaacattttgtttgttttgacCAACTTCACAAAGCATTCTCTGTGGAAGAGTAATGTGGTCACTGTTTTCAAATTTTTTGCATTAAGCAAGCTAATGTATTTCCTGATGCCCTTTCTACTACAGATATGTGATAGCTAGGTGTAAGTTGGGTTGTGTATGTCATGTGAAGTTGTCTGTAAGGAGCCAATGCAAAGGTCTTCCCTGTGTGCCTTAGGATCCTGGGGACGTCAGGGCAGAATGTGAAAGACATCCAGAAGTACAGCAGCATGGACAGTCACCTGGAGATACTGGAGAATACACTGAGGCTTAGACACCTCGCCCCTACTGCACCTGACACACTGGGTAtgaacacacacctcactcctactgcacctgacactgggtatgaacacacacctcactcctactgcacctgacactgggtatgaacacacacctcactcctactgtacctgacactgggtatgaacacacacctcactcctacTGCACCTGACACACTGGGTAtgaacacacacctcactcctacTGCACCTGACACACTGGGTAtgaacacacacctcactcctactgcacctgacactgggtatgaacacacacctcactcctacTGCACCTGACACACTGGGTAtgaacacacacctcactcctacTGTACCTGACACTGGGTggacacacacctcctcctgctgTACCTGACCACTGGTGTGAACACACCTCCTCCTGCTGTACTTGACCACTGGGTGTggacacacacctcactcctacTGCACCTGGACACTGGGTAAGGAACACACACCTCACCCCTACTGCACCTGACCTGGGTTGTggacacacacctcactcctactgcctgacactgggtatgaaaCACAGACCCACCCCTACTGCACCTGACACACTGGGtatgaacacacacaggcacactgacATGGAACACACCTCATTCCTGCCACTGCCTAAACTTTGACACTGGACCTCACCCCCTCACTGTACCCTGACACACTGGGTatgaacacacaccctgcctcaCACCACACACTGGGTATggaacacacacctcactcctactgtactcagacactgggtatgaacacacacctcactcctaaTGTGTCTTTCACACACTGGGTATGAACACACACCTCACCCCTACTGTACCACACACTGGGTatgaacacacactcactctcattGTACTCTGACATACTGTATGAACACAGACCTCACTCTGtacctgacactgggtatgaacgCAGACCTCACCCCTACTGTACCTGAACATAAGGTATGAACACACCTCACCCCTACTGTACCTGACACACTGGGTATggacacacacctcactcctacTGTACCTGACACTGGGTGTGAGACACAGACCCTCACTCCCTACTGCACCTGACACACTGGGTatggacacacctcctcctactgCACCTGGCTGCTGGGTGTggacacacacctcactcctgTACCTGACCTGGGTGTggacacacacctcactcctactgcacctgacactgggtatgaacacacacctcactcctactgcacctgacactgggtatgaacacacacctcactcctactgcacctgacactgggtatgaacacacacctcactcctactgcacctgacactgggtatgaacacacacctcactcctacTACACCTGACACACTGGGTAtgaacacac
The window above is part of the Oncorhynchus gorbuscha isolate QuinsamMale2020 ecotype Even-year unplaced genomic scaffold, OgorEven_v1.0 Un_scaffold_15199, whole genome shotgun sequence genome. Proteins encoded here:
- the LOC124030766 gene encoding LOW QUALITY PROTEIN: DNA polymerase delta subunit 2-like (The sequence of the model RefSeq protein was modified relative to this genomic sequence to represent the inferred CDS: deleted 1 base in 1 codon), with translation MFSEVSAPQEGSCSLLLCRPGSEDQEPSVFDRVKPAYSPCSERFKLGERSFNRQYAHIYATRLMQMSPLLTERAQQKWGADVQIRKLCDLQMGEQCCIVGTLFKHMELQPSILKEISEEHNLLPQPPRTRYISESDELILEDELQRIKLEGNIDVDKFVTGSVIAIYGAEKNDGKFTVDDFCTADLPPQAPRTTLSSDRFVLLLSGLGLGGSHADSMLALQLLVDMVTGHLGDQGEQSGASTISRVLLAGNLLSQSTQDKDASTKAKYLTKKTQAGTVDAMRLLDEMLMQLVSSVPVDVMPGQYDPTNYTLPQQPLHHCMFPLSSSYPTLQLASNPHQATLDGVRILGTSGQNVKDIQKYSSMDSHLEILENTLRLRHLAPTAPDTL